Proteins encoded together in one Sphingobium sp. MI1205 window:
- a CDS encoding PAS domain-containing sensor histidine kinase, whose amino-acid sequence MVDTRRGADEIASDVARLAPLFLRQAGGHVLTLLDPSGIVLSYNEEGERAECWPLDRVLGQPHDLFYPPDEITAGRPRADLDAALREGTLEREAWRVCENGSEYLARLTITALFEDDAHRGFACISRDVTDEAAVRASNETREQHLQSILATVPDAMIIIDEAGVITSFSAAAQRMFGYSEAELVGQNVSCLMPQPDRDRHDEYIAHYLQTGERRIIGLGRVVVGQRRDGSTFPMQLSVGEAGEEGQRLFTGFIRDLTAKEQDELRLKELQAELVHVSRLSAMGTMASTLAHELNQPLAAVALYLETIRDMLAVQDDEPFVSLRSVMDDAAQETLRAGHIVRRLRDFVARGEVDKSLHDLPQVITEASQLALVGARERGIRSFFAIDPAATPVLIDRVQIQQVLVNLMRNAVEAMAESSIRDLKVATSLRADGLVEVTVEDTGPGIAEEIREQLFMAFTSTKADGMGLGLSICRTIIEAHGGRIWMERSDRGGTCFRFTLIHARAEEEHGG is encoded by the coding sequence ATGGTCGACACGAGGCGCGGGGCGGACGAGATTGCAAGCGACGTAGCGCGGCTTGCGCCGCTGTTCCTGCGACAGGCTGGCGGCCACGTCCTGACGCTGCTCGATCCTTCCGGGATCGTGCTGAGCTATAATGAAGAAGGCGAGCGTGCCGAATGCTGGCCGCTCGATCGCGTTCTGGGACAGCCCCACGACCTGTTCTACCCGCCAGACGAGATAACGGCAGGACGGCCCCGCGCCGACTTGGACGCCGCTCTGCGCGAAGGCACTCTGGAGCGTGAAGCCTGGCGAGTCTGCGAGAACGGCTCGGAATACCTTGCGCGATTGACCATCACTGCGCTGTTCGAAGACGACGCCCATCGAGGCTTTGCCTGCATCAGCCGGGATGTCACCGACGAGGCGGCGGTCCGGGCTTCAAACGAAACGCGCGAGCAGCATCTGCAATCGATCCTGGCGACCGTACCTGATGCAATGATAATAATCGACGAGGCCGGCGTCATCACCTCGTTCAGCGCTGCTGCCCAGCGCATGTTCGGCTATTCGGAAGCCGAGCTCGTCGGGCAAAATGTCTCCTGTCTTATGCCTCAGCCCGACCGCGACCGGCACGACGAATACATCGCGCATTATCTGCAGACGGGCGAGCGCCGGATCATCGGTCTGGGCCGCGTCGTTGTGGGTCAGCGCCGCGACGGCTCGACCTTCCCGATGCAGTTGTCGGTCGGCGAGGCCGGTGAAGAGGGCCAGCGGCTTTTCACAGGGTTCATCCGGGATCTCACCGCCAAGGAGCAGGATGAGCTCAGGCTCAAGGAACTGCAAGCGGAGTTGGTTCATGTCTCGCGGTTGAGCGCGATGGGTACGATGGCCTCCACGCTTGCTCATGAACTCAATCAGCCGCTCGCCGCAGTGGCGCTCTATCTCGAAACCATTCGGGACATGCTCGCTGTCCAGGATGATGAGCCATTCGTCTCTCTTCGGTCCGTAATGGACGATGCCGCTCAGGAGACGCTGCGCGCTGGCCACATCGTCCGGCGCCTCCGCGACTTCGTCGCACGCGGTGAGGTCGACAAGAGTTTGCACGACCTGCCGCAAGTCATCACCGAGGCAAGCCAACTGGCACTGGTCGGCGCGCGCGAGCGGGGCATCCGTAGCTTCTTCGCAATCGACCCCGCAGCCACGCCGGTCCTCATCGACAGGGTGCAGATCCAGCAGGTGCTCGTAAACCTGATGCGCAACGCCGTTGAGGCCATGGCAGAATCATCGATCCGCGACCTCAAAGTCGCGACGAGTTTGCGTGCCGACGGCCTTGTCGAGGTTACGGTGGAGGATACCGGCCCCGGGATCGCGGAAGAAATTCGCGAACAACTGTTCATGGCGTTCACATCGACGAAGGCCGACGGCATGGGCCTTGGCCTCTCGATCTGCCGGACGATCATCGAAGCACATGGCGGCCGCATCTGGATGGAGCGCTCCGACCGAGGCGGCACGTGCTTTCGCTTCACGCTGATCCACGCGCGGGCGGAGGAGGAACATGGGGGATAG
- a CDS encoding DUF305 domain-containing protein, whose product MDHSSHMNTRKMGAYWSLAVQTVISGVIMYLVMFVMIDGLDSFYNNLNMLYMTLMMVAPMVVLMILAMRHMFASKAANIALIAASLVAFFGSFALIRTQTTIGDTAFLRSMIPHHSGAILMCQEAKLSDPEVIRLCESIKRSQRQEIDEMKAILARR is encoded by the coding sequence ATGGACCATTCGTCCCACATGAACACCCGGAAGATGGGCGCCTATTGGAGCCTTGCCGTTCAGACCGTCATCAGCGGCGTCATCATGTATCTGGTGATGTTCGTCATGATCGACGGGCTCGACAGCTTCTACAACAACCTCAACATGCTCTACATGACGCTGATGATGGTCGCGCCGATGGTGGTGCTGATGATCCTCGCCATGCGGCACATGTTCGCGTCGAAGGCCGCCAACATCGCGCTGATCGCCGCGTCGCTGGTCGCCTTCTTCGGCAGCTTTGCACTCATCCGCACCCAGACCACGATCGGCGACACGGCCTTTCTGCGCTCGATGATCCCGCACCATTCCGGGGCGATCCTGATGTGCCAGGAAGCAAAGCTCAGCGATCCGGAAGTCATCCGGCTTTGCGAATCGATCAAGCGCTCGCAGCGGCAGGAAATCGACGAGATGAAGGCCATACTCGCGCGGCGCTGA
- a CDS encoding copper resistance protein B has translation MTRILTPLVSAIALFAAAPAFAQDHSMHGMPGMAPPGEVAPAQEKKKDKAAARPRAQTPAPDATSAMDHSQHQASPAPQGDAAGQPQPASPAMPEMPGMDHSQHGQTTMPGMPAMPGMQMTGTALPAGNAPPPPPPSDHFADRDFPGGEMARSRDIMMKDSGGNNFGQMLLNLFEYQAHSGRDGYRWDGEGFYGGDINRLWLKSEGEGEFGRGIDSAEVQVLYSRAIDPYFNLQGGIRQDFGRGPDRTYATIGVEGLAPGMFEVEGALFLSTKGDVLGRVEGYYDQRITQRLILQPRAEVNFAAQDIPENDIGSGLVNIELGARLRYEFSRQFAPYIGVSYLRKAGDTARLSRLAGEDVHATSFVAGVRFWF, from the coding sequence ATGACCCGCATCCTCACGCCGCTGGTGAGCGCGATCGCCCTTTTCGCTGCCGCGCCCGCCTTTGCCCAGGATCATTCGATGCACGGCATGCCCGGCATGGCGCCGCCGGGCGAAGTGGCGCCGGCGCAGGAGAAGAAGAAGGACAAGGCCGCCGCCAGGCCGCGCGCTCAGACACCAGCGCCGGACGCCACCTCGGCGATGGACCATTCGCAGCACCAGGCCAGTCCTGCGCCGCAGGGAGATGCGGCCGGTCAGCCGCAACCCGCGTCTCCCGCGATGCCGGAGATGCCGGGTATGGACCATTCGCAGCATGGCCAGACAACGATGCCGGGAATGCCCGCCATGCCCGGCATGCAAATGACCGGCACGGCGCTTCCGGCCGGCAATGCGCCCCCGCCGCCTCCCCCAAGCGACCACTTCGCCGATCGTGATTTTCCCGGCGGCGAGATGGCGCGCTCGCGCGACATCATGATGAAGGATAGCGGCGGCAACAATTTCGGGCAAATGCTGCTCAACCTGTTCGAGTATCAGGCGCATAGCGGCCGCGATGGCTATCGCTGGGATGGCGAAGGCTTTTACGGCGGCGACATCAACCGGCTCTGGCTCAAGAGCGAGGGCGAAGGCGAGTTCGGCCGCGGCATCGACAGCGCCGAGGTGCAGGTGCTCTACAGCCGGGCCATCGACCCCTATTTCAATCTTCAGGGCGGTATCCGCCAGGACTTCGGCCGCGGGCCCGACCGCACCTACGCGACGATCGGCGTCGAGGGCCTGGCTCCTGGCATGTTCGAGGTCGAAGGCGCGCTGTTCCTCTCGACCAAGGGCGATGTTCTGGGCCGGGTCGAGGGCTATTACGACCAGCGCATCACCCAGCGCCTGATCCTCCAGCCGCGCGCCGAGGTCAATTTCGCCGCACAGGATATTCCGGAGAACGACATCGGTTCGGGGCTGGTCAACATAGAGCTCGGCGCGCGCCTGCGCTACGAATTCAGCCGCCAGTTCGCGCCTTACATCGGCGTTTCCTATCTGCGCAAAGCCGGAGACACGGCGCGGCTGTCGAGGCTTGCGGGCGAGGACGTCCATGCCACCAGCTTCGTCGCCGGCGTTCGCTTCTGGTTTTAG
- a CDS encoding copper resistance system multicopper oxidase, producing MISALDRRQFLRGAALAGGGAALSAWLPAWAQTISPGMRPTLPTVAGEDITLTIARQSMTIDGRKFRAIGLNGTVPAPLIRLREGQRVRLNVVNQLEEDSSIHWHGLILPANMDGVPGVSFPGIKPGSNYLYQFSVVQSGTYWYHSHSGLQEQEGHYGPIIIDPAGADPVAYDREHVIVLADHSALSPQAIFRRLKVNPGHFNFQRQTLAGLLSGKDQPLKDRLDWGQMRMDPADISDVTGSTYTYLVNGHGPMDNWTALFTPGERVRLRVINASAMTTFNVRIPGLPLTIVQADGQNVVPVTVDEFQIGVAETYDVVVSPGDDKAYTLVGEAIDRSGMARATLAPRAGMAGEVPPLRKRPLADMKDMGMDMSSMPGMEGMDMSGGAMRGVDPTAEKNASARLATGAAAAMATMDNSAMAGMDHSGMDHGSMAGMDHGAMGADGQMAGMDHGGHAMGSMKMRDFSNAPQVKRDPSVQTISPMPVDRTGEPGQGLADVGHKVLVYRDLMALDRNPDVRAPSRSIDIHLTGNMERFMWSFDGEKMSDHHEPIPFIEGERVRVNLINDTMMGHPIHIHGHFFELVTGHGDHAPRKHTVIVQPGGKVTWDFTADAVGDWAFHCHLLYHMHAGMMRVVSVRPKGDA from the coding sequence ATGATATCTGCTCTCGACCGCCGCCAGTTCCTTCGCGGAGCGGCCCTCGCCGGTGGTGGCGCCGCACTGTCAGCCTGGCTGCCGGCCTGGGCGCAGACGATCTCGCCGGGGATGCGCCCGACGCTGCCGACCGTGGCGGGCGAAGACATCACGCTCACCATCGCCCGGCAGTCGATGACCATCGACGGGCGCAAGTTCCGGGCAATCGGCCTCAACGGCACGGTCCCCGCCCCGCTGATCCGGCTGCGCGAGGGCCAGCGCGTGCGGCTCAACGTCGTCAATCAGCTGGAGGAGGACAGCTCGATCCACTGGCACGGGCTGATCCTGCCGGCCAATATGGACGGTGTGCCGGGCGTGTCTTTTCCGGGCATCAAGCCGGGCTCGAACTACCTCTACCAGTTCTCCGTCGTGCAAAGCGGCACCTACTGGTACCACAGCCATTCAGGCCTGCAGGAACAGGAAGGCCATTACGGCCCGATCATCATCGATCCCGCCGGTGCCGATCCGGTCGCCTATGACCGCGAGCATGTCATCGTGCTCGCCGATCACAGCGCGCTCTCGCCGCAGGCGATCTTCCGGCGCCTCAAGGTCAACCCCGGCCATTTCAATTTCCAGCGCCAGACCCTGGCCGGGCTCCTGTCGGGCAAGGATCAGCCGCTCAAAGACCGGCTCGACTGGGGCCAGATGCGGATGGACCCGGCCGACATCTCCGATGTGACCGGATCCACCTACACCTATCTCGTCAACGGCCATGGTCCGATGGACAACTGGACCGCGCTCTTCACCCCGGGCGAACGGGTGCGGCTGCGGGTCATCAATGCGTCGGCGATGACCACCTTCAACGTCCGCATCCCCGGCCTGCCGCTGACCATCGTCCAGGCCGACGGGCAGAATGTGGTGCCGGTCACCGTCGACGAGTTCCAGATTGGTGTTGCCGAGACCTACGACGTCGTTGTCAGCCCAGGCGATGACAAGGCCTACACCCTTGTCGGCGAGGCGATCGACCGCTCGGGCATGGCGCGTGCCACGCTCGCGCCGCGCGCCGGCATGGCCGGCGAGGTTCCCCCCTTACGCAAACGGCCGCTCGCCGACATGAAGGACATGGGCATGGACATGTCCTCGATGCCGGGCATGGAAGGCATGGACATGTCGGGCGGCGCTATGCGGGGCGTCGATCCGACGGCCGAGAAGAACGCGTCCGCGCGCCTCGCGACCGGCGCGGCGGCAGCGATGGCGACCATGGACAATAGCGCCATGGCAGGCATGGATCATTCGGGGATGGATCATGGATCGATGGCCGGCATGGACCACGGCGCGATGGGCGCCGATGGCCAGATGGCGGGCATGGATCATGGCGGGCACGCGATGGGCTCGATGAAGATGCGCGACTTCTCGAACGCGCCGCAGGTGAAGCGCGACCCGAGCGTCCAGACCATCTCGCCGATGCCCGTAGACCGCACCGGCGAGCCCGGCCAGGGCCTCGCCGACGTCGGCCACAAGGTGCTTGTCTACAGGGACCTGATGGCGCTCGATCGCAATCCGGACGTGCGCGCGCCGAGCCGCAGCATCGACATTCACCTCACCGGCAACATGGAGCGGTTCATGTGGTCGTTCGACGGCGAAAAAATGTCGGACCATCACGAGCCGATCCCCTTCATCGAAGGCGAGCGGGTGCGCGTCAATCTCATCAACGACACGATGATGGGGCATCCGATCCATATTCACGGGCATTTTTTCGAGCTGGTGACGGGGCATGGCGATCATGCGCCGCGCAAGCATACGGTGATCGTCCAGCCCGGCGGCAAGGTGACCTGGGACTTCACCGCCGACGCGGTCGGCGACTGGGCCTTCCACTGTCATCTCCTCTACCACATGCATGCAGGGATGATGCGGGTCGTGAGCGTCCGTCCGAAGGGAGACGCGTAA
- a CDS encoding RNA polymerase sigma factor, with the protein MTACLPDCSDGELAALALGGRQAAYGELVRRHQGWVHRLVRSHVGSMDEALDVTQASFVAAFAALNRYDVTRPFQVWMSRIVINKCHDWRRRRAVRNFFALALPLGEADGVADDAPLPDQAIGAEQQLAQAMKAIAALPSSLKDTLILRTIDEKSEAETAEILGISQKAVETRLYRARARLSEILKKV; encoded by the coding sequence ATGACCGCGTGCCTCCCCGACTGCTCGGACGGGGAGCTCGCGGCTCTGGCGCTTGGAGGCCGGCAAGCGGCCTATGGCGAGCTGGTCCGCCGGCATCAAGGTTGGGTTCACCGGCTCGTGCGCAGCCATGTCGGATCTATGGATGAGGCATTGGATGTCACCCAGGCGAGCTTCGTCGCGGCCTTTGCCGCACTCAACCGCTATGACGTAACCCGACCCTTCCAGGTCTGGATGTCCCGGATTGTCATCAACAAATGCCATGACTGGCGGCGTCGGCGAGCGGTTCGAAATTTCTTTGCCCTAGCCCTACCGCTCGGCGAGGCGGACGGCGTCGCCGACGACGCACCGCTGCCCGATCAGGCGATCGGGGCCGAACAGCAGCTCGCGCAAGCAATGAAAGCGATTGCTGCCCTGCCGTCTTCCCTCAAGGACACGCTTATTTTGCGTACGATCGACGAGAAATCGGAAGCTGAAACCGCCGAAATTCTCGGGATCAGCCAGAAGGCGGTCGAAACGCGCCTCTATCGAGCTAGGGCACGCCTTTCGGAAATATTAAAGAAAGTTTGA
- a CDS encoding periplasmic heavy metal sensor, which produces MRDRRRLLLLVLVTFAAAIAGVVIGRVYVVPVRPVENELHELLHRDLKLNSAQHSRLETIEKNYAIRRQALEAELRADNARLAEAIEAEHGYGPQVATAVDRSHQAMGALQKETLEHIFAMRAVLRPDQTDKFDDAVVKALTAKSE; this is translated from the coding sequence ATGCGCGACCGCCGCCGGCTCCTGCTCCTCGTCCTGGTGACCTTCGCCGCGGCGATCGCTGGCGTTGTCATTGGCCGCGTCTATGTGGTTCCAGTGCGCCCGGTCGAAAATGAGCTGCACGAGCTGCTCCATCGCGATCTGAAGCTGAATTCAGCGCAACACAGCCGACTCGAGACAATCGAGAAGAACTACGCGATCCGGCGTCAAGCGCTGGAGGCCGAATTGCGCGCCGACAATGCGCGTCTCGCGGAAGCGATCGAAGCGGAGCATGGCTATGGCCCGCAAGTCGCAACTGCGGTGGATCGCTCGCACCAGGCCATGGGCGCGCTGCAGAAAGAAACACTTGAGCATATCTTCGCGATGCGGGCCGTGCTGCGCCCGGATCAGACGGACAAATTCGACGACGCCGTGGTGAAAGCGCTGACGGCCAAATCCGAATGA
- the copC gene encoding copper homeostasis periplasmic binding protein CopC: MRFFSPLAVIAAVGLSVSAPAYAHPKLVSSTPAANASVSAPSRITLTFSEGLMPKLSGAEIVMTGMPGMPNHRMAVTGFKTAVEGGKTLVLALDKPLMAGSYQVAWHVVSTDTHRIQGNLAFTVK, encoded by the coding sequence ATGCGTTTCTTTTCGCCTCTCGCAGTTATCGCCGCCGTCGGCCTGAGTGTTTCTGCTCCGGCCTACGCGCATCCCAAGCTTGTGTCCTCGACGCCCGCCGCGAACGCCAGCGTCTCGGCGCCTTCGCGTATCACGCTCACCTTCAGTGAAGGTCTGATGCCGAAGCTGTCGGGCGCCGAGATCGTGATGACCGGCATGCCCGGCATGCCCAACCACCGCATGGCGGTTACCGGCTTCAAGACGGCCGTCGAAGGCGGCAAGACGCTCGTGCTGGCGCTCGACAAGCCGCTCATGGCAGGCAGCTATCAGGTCGCCTGGCACGTCGTCTCGACCGACACGCACCGCATCCAGGGAAATCTCGCCTTTACCGTCAAGTGA
- the copD gene encoding copper homeostasis membrane protein CopD — protein sequence MNDVALVAVRWALYVDLGLLFGLPLFALYAPGGGRIVQRHMPMAAMVACLACLALLLSALGFALQAAAMTGLPLTQPDLSMVADLINGTSMGTALKARLVALLVLLLCIPFYRRQSRPVFIASTLAGAVALATLAWSGHGAAGEGEAGWLQLGADLIHLLAAGAWVGALAAFLALVLTRLATDDLATEDMDRVMLAEEALRGFSLVGTIIVALLILTGTVNGWFLVGPGNIASLGQSTYGLLLIAKLLLFAGMLGLAALNRYRLTPALAQAIEEEDAPRAQALLRASLVVEGGLAIVILGLVAWLGTLSPPMSM from the coding sequence ATGAACGACGTGGCACTCGTCGCCGTCCGCTGGGCACTCTACGTCGATCTCGGCCTGCTGTTCGGCCTGCCGCTGTTCGCGCTCTATGCGCCTGGCGGCGGCCGGATCGTTCAGCGGCATATGCCGATGGCGGCAATGGTGGCCTGTCTCGCCTGTCTCGCCCTCTTGCTGTCGGCGCTGGGGTTCGCGTTGCAGGCTGCGGCCATGACCGGCCTGCCGCTCACCCAGCCTGATCTATCCATGGTCGCAGACCTCATCAACGGCACGTCCATGGGAACGGCGCTGAAGGCGCGTCTTGTCGCGCTTCTTGTTCTTCTGCTCTGCATCCCCTTCTATCGCCGGCAATCCCGTCCTGTCTTTATCGCGTCCACTCTGGCAGGCGCGGTCGCGCTCGCGACCCTCGCCTGGAGCGGGCATGGCGCGGCCGGCGAAGGCGAGGCGGGCTGGCTGCAACTGGGGGCCGATCTCATCCATCTGCTCGCCGCGGGCGCCTGGGTCGGCGCGCTTGCCGCATTCCTTGCGCTGGTTCTTACCAGGCTCGCAACCGATGATCTCGCCACTGAAGACATGGACCGGGTCATGCTCGCCGAGGAAGCGCTGCGGGGCTTCTCCCTCGTCGGCACGATCATCGTCGCCCTGCTGATCCTGACCGGGACGGTGAACGGCTGGTTCCTGGTCGGCCCGGGCAACATCGCGTCTCTCGGGCAGTCGACCTACGGCCTGCTGCTCATCGCCAAGCTGCTGCTCTTCGCCGGCATGCTGGGCCTGGCCGCGCTCAACCGTTACCGCCTGACCCCGGCACTGGCGCAGGCGATCGAGGAAGAGGACGCGCCCCGGGCGCAGGCGCTGTTGCGGGCGAGCCTCGTCGTCGAAGGCGGTCTTGCGATCGTCATTCTCGGGCTGGTCGCCTGGCTGGGGACACTGTCGCCACCCATGTCGATGTAG
- a CDS encoding heavy metal translocating P-type ATPase produces MNETHGAAHGGGCCGGHGTAKAATGVKDPVCGMTVDPATTAHHAEHSGESYHFCSAGCRTKFIADPERYLGPPTPPVAAPEGTIWTCPMHPEIRQDHPGSCPICGMALEPATVTADSGPSHELVDFTRRFWVGLVLALPVLILEMGAHVFPAIHRLVPMSISVWIQFVLATPVVLWAGWPFFERGWASLKTRNFNMFTLIAMGTGVAWIYSVIATLAPQLFPPAFRGEDGMVAVYFEAAAVITVLVLLGQMLELRARERTSGAIKALLNLAPKTARRIGSDGNEEEISLDLVAVGDRLRVRPGEKVPVDGVVEDGRSSLDESMVTGESMPVTKAKADTVIGGTLNQTGALVIVADKVGRDTMLARIVQMVAEAQRSRAPIQRMADQVSGWFVPVVIAVAAVAFIAWGIWGPEPRFAYGLVAAVAVLIIACPCALGLATPMSIMVGVGRGAGLGVLIKNAEALEHMEKVDTLVVDKTGTLTEGRPAVTQVVPAPGFDEAELLRLAASVERASEHPLALAIVEAAKDRGIATSDVTDFDSPTGRGALGTVDGCRIVLGNARFLGDEGVATEALADQADALRRDGATAIFIGVDGTVGGAFAIADPVKATTPEALATLKAEGIRVVMLTGDNRTTAEAVARRLGIDEVEAEVLPDQKSAVVAKFKREGRVVAMAGDGVNDAPALAAADVGIAMGSGTDVAIESAGVTLLKGDLTGIVRARRLSQATMSNIRQNLVFAFIYNVAGVPVAAGALYPLFGILLSPIIAAAAMALSSVSVVTNALRLNRKAL; encoded by the coding sequence ATGAACGAGACACATGGAGCGGCGCATGGCGGCGGTTGCTGCGGCGGCCACGGCACCGCTAAAGCGGCGACCGGCGTCAAGGACCCGGTCTGCGGCATGACCGTCGACCCGGCGACCACGGCGCATCACGCCGAGCATAGCGGTGAAAGCTATCATTTCTGCAGCGCGGGCTGCCGGACCAAATTCATCGCCGATCCCGAGCGCTATCTCGGCCCGCCGACGCCGCCGGTCGCGGCGCCCGAAGGCACGATCTGGACCTGCCCGATGCATCCCGAGATCCGCCAGGACCATCCCGGGTCCTGTCCGATCTGCGGCATGGCGCTCGAACCCGCGACCGTGACCGCCGACAGCGGCCCCAGCCACGAGCTAGTCGATTTCACGCGGCGCTTCTGGGTCGGCCTCGTGCTGGCTCTCCCGGTGCTGATCCTCGAGATGGGCGCGCATGTCTTTCCCGCGATCCATCGCCTCGTGCCGATGTCTATCTCGGTATGGATCCAGTTCGTGCTGGCGACACCCGTCGTGCTGTGGGCGGGCTGGCCGTTCTTCGAGCGTGGCTGGGCCTCGCTCAAGACCCGCAACTTCAACATGTTCACCCTGATCGCGATGGGGACCGGGGTCGCCTGGATCTACAGCGTCATCGCGACGCTCGCGCCTCAGCTGTTCCCGCCGGCCTTCCGCGGCGAGGACGGCATGGTTGCCGTCTATTTCGAGGCGGCCGCGGTGATCACCGTCCTCGTGCTGCTCGGCCAGATGCTCGAACTGCGCGCGCGGGAACGCACCTCGGGCGCGATCAAGGCGCTGCTCAACCTTGCACCAAAGACCGCGCGCCGGATCGGTTCTGATGGGAACGAAGAGGAAATCAGCCTTGATCTGGTTGCGGTGGGCGACCGCCTGCGGGTGCGGCCGGGCGAGAAGGTGCCGGTCGACGGCGTAGTCGAGGACGGCCGCTCCTCGCTCGACGAGTCGATGGTCACCGGCGAATCCATGCCCGTCACCAAGGCAAAGGCCGACACAGTGATCGGCGGCACGCTCAACCAGACCGGTGCGCTGGTGATCGTCGCCGACAAGGTCGGCCGCGATACCATGCTCGCACGCATCGTCCAGATGGTCGCTGAGGCGCAGCGCTCGCGCGCGCCGATCCAGCGCATGGCCGATCAGGTGTCGGGCTGGTTTGTGCCCGTGGTCATCGCGGTCGCGGCCGTCGCGTTCATCGCCTGGGGCATCTGGGGTCCCGAGCCGCGCTTCGCCTATGGGCTGGTGGCGGCGGTCGCCGTGCTGATCATCGCCTGTCCCTGCGCACTGGGGCTGGCAACGCCGATGTCGATCATGGTCGGGGTCGGCCGCGGCGCCGGGCTCGGTGTCCTCATCAAAAATGCCGAAGCACTCGAGCATATGGAGAAGGTCGACACTCTCGTCGTCGACAAGACAGGCACGCTGACCGAAGGCCGGCCTGCCGTCACCCAGGTCGTGCCGGCGCCCGGCTTCGACGAAGCCGAGCTGCTGCGTCTTGCCGCCTCGGTCGAGCGGGCGTCCGAGCATCCGCTCGCGCTGGCGATCGTCGAGGCCGCCAAGGATCGCGGCATCGCCACGAGCGACGTCACCGACTTCGACTCGCCGACCGGGCGCGGCGCGCTCGGCACTGTCGATGGCTGCAGGATCGTTCTCGGCAACGCGCGGTTCCTCGGTGACGAGGGCGTCGCCACCGAGGCGCTCGCCGACCAGGCCGACGCGCTGCGCCGGGATGGCGCCACCGCGATCTTCATCGGGGTCGACGGCACAGTCGGCGGCGCCTTCGCGATCGCCGATCCGGTGAAGGCCACGACACCAGAAGCGCTCGCCACGCTCAAGGCGGAGGGCATTCGCGTGGTCATGCTGACAGGCGACAACCGCACGACGGCGGAAGCGGTCGCCCGGCGTCTGGGCATCGACGAGGTGGAGGCCGAGGTGCTGCCCGATCAGAAGAGCGCCGTGGTCGCGAAGTTCAAGCGCGAGGGGCGGGTGGTCGCCATGGCCGGCGACGGTGTCAACGACGCCCCCGCGTTGGCCGCCGCCGACGTCGGCATCGCCATGGGTTCCGGCACCGACGTCGCGATCGAGAGCGCTGGCGTCACGCTGCTCAAGGGCGACCTGACTGGCATCGTCCGGGCGCGGCGGCTCAGCCAAGCGACCATGTCGAACATCCGCCAGAATCTCGTCTTCGCCTTCATCTACAATGTCGCGGGCGTGCCCGTAGCGGCGGGTGCGCTCTATCCGCTGTTCGGTATTCTGCTCTCGCCCATTATCGCGGCGGCGGCGATGGCGCTCTCTTCGGTGAGCGTGGTCACCAACGCGCTGCGCCTCAACCGGAAAGCACTGTGA
- the cueR gene encoding Cu(I)-responsive transcriptional regulator, translated as MNIGETSRQSGVSERMIRHYEKIGLIPAPARRGAGYRDYGERDLHRLRFIANARDLGFPIEEIRTLLSLWADTGRASAEVKRLALARADEFQRKAEALTALRDTLIDLAERCQGDERPDCPIIAELAAARSA; from the coding sequence GTGAACATCGGCGAGACGTCACGGCAGAGCGGCGTCTCTGAGCGGATGATCCGCCATTATGAAAAGATCGGCCTCATCCCGGCGCCGGCGCGTCGGGGTGCTGGCTATCGTGACTATGGCGAGCGCGACCTCCATCGCCTCCGGTTTATCGCCAATGCCCGCGATCTCGGCTTCCCGATCGAGGAGATCCGCACGTTGCTCAGCCTTTGGGCCGATACCGGCCGTGCCAGCGCGGAGGTGAAGCGGCTTGCCCTTGCCCGCGCCGATGAGTTTCAGCGCAAAGCCGAGGCGTTGACGGCGCTGCGCGACACGCTAATCGACCTGGCCGAGCGCTGCCAAGGCGACGAGCGGCCGGATTGTCCGATCATCGCCGAACTGGCCGCGGCCCGATCCGCATAG